The following proteins come from a genomic window of Phycisphaeraceae bacterium:
- the rplF gene encoding 50S ribosomal protein L6, whose translation MSRIGKKPVPLPDNVKVAVNGHDVVVESGKNKLTFTTTPEVKVKVDQTGKAVVIERQGETRFARAMHGTTRARIANMIEGVTKGFAKELELNGVGWTAKVQGTTIQLAVGYADVRVVTIPAGVKVEVNQNRIKVSGADKQAVGQIAAEIRSQRPPEPYNGKGIKYVDETIIRKQGKAFAGGAA comes from the coding sequence ATGTCCCGCATTGGAAAAAAACCCGTTCCGCTTCCCGACAACGTGAAGGTGGCTGTCAATGGCCACGACGTTGTCGTCGAGAGCGGCAAGAACAAACTCACCTTCACCACCACGCCGGAAGTGAAGGTCAAGGTTGACCAGACCGGCAAAGCGGTCGTGATCGAGCGTCAGGGAGAAACACGATTTGCCCGCGCGATGCACGGTACGACCCGTGCTCGCATCGCCAACATGATCGAAGGCGTAACCAAAGGCTTCGCCAAAGAGCTTGAGCTTAACGGCGTAGGTTGGACGGCTAAGGTTCAGGGCACGACGATCCAGTTGGCAGTGGGCTACGCGGATGTTCGCGTGGTCACAATACCTGCCGGTGTGAAGGTCGAGGTCAACCAAAACCGAATCAAGGTCAGCGGCGCGGATAAGCAGGCGGTCGGCCAGATCGCGGCGGAGATTCGTTCACAGCGTCCTCCCGAACCCTACAACGGCAAGGGAATCAAGTACGTGGACGAGACAATTATCCGCAAACAGGGCAAGGCCTTCGCCGGCGGCGCAGCCTGA
- the rpsH gene encoding 30S ribosomal protein S8 has translation MALSDTIADMLTRIRNAARNKAAKVDCRNSKVCQGIAKVLKEEGYITDFAVIDDGRQGILRVELRYGPKGEDLIHSLQRTSKPGRRVYAKFADLPRPLEGLGIAILTTPKGVLSDRQARAQHVGGELICTVE, from the coding sequence ATGGCTCTTAGTGACACGATCGCCGATATGCTCACCCGCATCCGTAACGCAGCCCGCAACAAGGCTGCGAAGGTGGATTGCCGTAACAGCAAGGTATGCCAGGGCATCGCCAAGGTGCTCAAGGAAGAAGGCTACATCACGGATTTCGCCGTGATTGACGATGGCCGTCAGGGCATCCTCCGTGTTGAACTGCGCTACGGACCCAAGGGTGAGGATCTGATCCACAGCCTCCAGCGCACGAGCAAGCCCGGTCGTCGGGTGTATGCGAAGTTCGCTGATCTTCCGCGTCCGCTGGAAGGCCTGGGTATTGCGATTCTGACCACACCCAAGGGCGTGCTGAGCGACCGTCAGGCGCGGGCACAGCATGTCGGTGGGGAGCTTATTTGCACCGTCGAGTAA
- the rpsN gene encoding 30S ribosomal protein S14, with product MACKSTLERMKRIEKTVAKHRQKRLEMKKAGDYAGLAKLPRDASPTRIKSMCALTGRSRAVYRKFKISRLMLRKLALEGKIPGMRKASW from the coding sequence ATGGCCTGCAAGTCAACACTGGAAAGAATGAAACGGATCGAAAAGACCGTGGCCAAGCATCGCCAGAAACGTCTGGAGATGAAAAAGGCGGGAGACTACGCGGGATTGGCCAAACTTCCGCGTGATGCAAGCCCGACCCGTATCAAGAGCATGTGTGCTCTGACAGGTCGTAGCCGCGCTGTGTATCGAAAGTTCAAGATCTCGCGACTGATGCTTCGTAAGCTCGCACTGGAAGGCAAGATTCCGGGGATGAGGAAAGCGTCCTGGTGA
- the rplE gene encoding 50S ribosomal protein L5, producing the protein MATATAKLNPRMKQRFTGPVAERVRKDFGITNPMALPRLDKVIVNVGLGKSLEGSKLNAKAKEQTLSDLSVITGQKAIMKTAKKSVSNFKLREGYEVGAMVTLRGARMWEFIDRLVTLAIPRIKDFRGLNPKSFDGRGNYSFGVTEQGIFPEVNMAEAQFTHGMHITFVFKNSTDEKSRLVLQELGIPFQRPEDRQSKRAS; encoded by the coding sequence ATGGCAACTGCAACCGCAAAACTCAATCCCCGAATGAAGCAACGCTTCACCGGCCCGGTGGCTGAGCGTGTCAGGAAAGACTTCGGCATCACCAATCCGATGGCCCTCCCGCGACTCGATAAGGTCATCGTCAATGTCGGTCTGGGCAAGTCGCTCGAAGGGTCGAAGCTCAACGCCAAGGCCAAGGAGCAGACACTCTCTGATCTTTCGGTCATCACCGGCCAGAAGGCGATCATGAAGACCGCCAAAAAATCAGTGTCGAACTTCAAGCTCCGCGAGGGCTACGAAGTCGGTGCGATGGTTACGCTTCGTGGTGCGCGGATGTGGGAGTTCATCGATCGGCTCGTTACGCTGGCAATCCCGCGCATCAAAGACTTCCGCGGCCTCAACCCCAAGAGTTTTGACGGCCGGGGTAACTACTCCTTCGGCGTGACGGAACAGGGTATTTTCCCTGAAGTCAACATGGCCGAAGCCCAGTTTACACACGGCATGCACATTACGTTTGTATTCAAGAACAGCACGGATGAAAAATCACGACTGGTGCTCCAGGAGTTGGGAATTCCCTTCCAGCGTCCTGAGGATCGTCAGTCAAAGCGAGCATCCTGA
- the rplX gene encoding 50S ribosomal protein L24, translating into MARHVRKGDLVVVISGAGSKRRVGERQVRDTTPRKVLRVIVGSCANTSRVVVEGVNIRKKNVRPTQSQPRGGVIEKEMPIHISNVMPVSEGKATRIRFETRKDGAKVRVGVKSGQPIGQELRKASR; encoded by the coding sequence ATGGCACGACATGTAAGAAAAGGCGATCTGGTGGTGGTGATCTCCGGCGCGGGCAGCAAGCGTCGCGTGGGTGAGCGTCAGGTGCGTGACACGACGCCGCGCAAAGTTCTTCGCGTGATCGTTGGCAGTTGCGCCAATACATCGCGTGTTGTCGTTGAAGGCGTCAATATCCGCAAGAAAAACGTCCGACCGACACAGAGCCAGCCGCGAGGCGGAGTGATCGAAAAGGAAATGCCCATCCACATTTCCAACGTCATGCCGGTATCCGAGGGCAAGGCTACTCGTATCCGGTTCGAGACGCGCAAAGATGGCGCGAAAGTTCGTGTGGGTGTCAAAAGCGGTCAGCCCATCGGCCAGGAACTTCGGAAGGCGTCACGCTGA
- the rplN gene encoding 50S ribosomal protein L14, which produces MIQTEARVDVADNTGAKVVGIIHVMGGTTRKGKFIRRTATVGDQVVCSVKKALAGGDMKAGTVVKAVVVRTSYPIRRDDGSYVRFDRNAVVLIDDEGNPRGTRIFGAVARELRDKYMKIVSLASEVV; this is translated from the coding sequence ATGATTCAAACCGAAGCAAGAGTGGATGTGGCGGATAACACCGGCGCGAAAGTCGTCGGCATCATCCACGTGATGGGCGGCACGACCCGCAAGGGCAAGTTTATCCGTCGCACCGCGACTGTCGGCGACCAGGTCGTCTGCAGCGTCAAGAAGGCACTGGCCGGCGGCGATATGAAGGCGGGCACCGTGGTCAAGGCTGTGGTGGTTCGCACAAGCTACCCGATCCGCCGCGACGACGGCAGCTATGTGCGGTTCGACCGCAACGCAGTGGTGCTCATCGACGACGAAGGTAATCCACGCGGCACCCGCATCTTCGGAGCCGTTGCTCGTGAACTGCGTGACAAGTACATGAAGATCGTCTCCCTGGCTTCGGAGGTTGTGTAA
- the rpsQ gene encoding 30S ribosomal protein S17 has product MATATQESQSSRVLTSTKVGIVTSAKRDKTRTVAIDFQVRHPKYGKYLKKQTKFQVHDEKNVSKLGDRVEIANCRPISRTKSWRLVRVVEASAGQLEHKTEIE; this is encoded by the coding sequence ATGGCTACCGCGACACAGGAATCCCAGTCCAGCCGCGTCCTCACGAGCACGAAGGTCGGCATCGTCACCAGTGCCAAGCGTGACAAGACGCGCACGGTCGCCATCGACTTTCAAGTACGCCATCCCAAATATGGCAAGTACCTGAAGAAACAGACCAAGTTCCAGGTGCATGACGAAAAGAACGTAAGCAAGCTCGGCGACCGCGTGGAGATCGCCAATTGCCGCCCGATCAGCAGGACCAAGAGTTGGCGGCTGGTCCGAGTCGTCGAAGCGTCGGCTGGTCAGCTCGAACACAAGACGGAAATTGAATAA
- the rpmC gene encoding 50S ribosomal protein L29 — protein MKASEAHKLNAEEIASEEKRLRRELYDLRTKALTEKLENPRQARNIRRDIARILTEKKLRIAKEAK, from the coding sequence ATGAAAGCCAGTGAAGCACACAAACTGAATGCGGAAGAGATCGCCAGTGAGGAGAAGCGTCTCCGTCGTGAGTTGTACGACCTGAGGACCAAGGCTTTGACTGAAAAGCTCGAAAATCCCCGTCAGGCTCGCAACATCCGCCGTGATATCGCCCGAATCCTCACGGAGAAGAAACTCCGCATCGCCAAGGAGGCCAAGTAA
- the rplP gene encoding 50S ribosomal protein L16, with product MPLMPKRVKFRKQQRGKMRGVATRGNYVAFGDFGLQCLAIGWLSGRQIEAGRVAATHFLRREGKIYVRVFPDKPISKKPLETRMGTGKAEPEYWVARVKPGTVLFEIAGVPSDVAKQALVRVAHKMPFRCRFIERRHA from the coding sequence ATGCCGTTAATGCCTAAGAGAGTGAAGTTCCGCAAGCAGCAGCGCGGGAAAATGCGCGGCGTCGCTACGCGCGGCAACTATGTCGCGTTCGGCGATTTCGGGTTGCAGTGTCTGGCGATCGGCTGGCTCAGCGGCCGGCAGATCGAGGCGGGGCGCGTTGCCGCGACTCACTTCCTTCGCCGTGAAGGCAAGATTTACGTACGAGTGTTTCCCGACAAGCCGATTTCGAAGAAACCGCTCGAAACCCGAATGGGAACGGGCAAGGCCGAGCCTGAGTATTGGGTGGCACGAGTGAAACCCGGCACGGTGCTTTTCGAGATCGCCGGCGTGCCGTCGGATGTGGCGAAGCAGGCACTGGTGCGTGTGGCGCACAAGATGCCGTTCCGCTGCCGGTTTATTGAACGGAGGCACGCGTAA
- the rpsC gene encoding 30S ribosomal protein S3: protein MGQKVHPFGFRVGITEAHRSRWYAPKALYGELLVEDQKIRKFLDDRLNRKPPFAAVSDVHIERTREELKIIIKTARPGLVIGPKGAEIDRLTQDLQGLTGRNVSISCIEIGNPDADAQLIGEGIAEQLAKRASFRRVMKMKGEAAIAAGAKGVKIQLAGRLGGHEMSRTEDLRLGSIPLQTLQANVTYGFAQSYTTYGVIGVKVWIYKGMYSEVKEAELESKAAGARPRARGRH from the coding sequence ATGGGACAGAAAGTTCATCCATTCGGGTTCCGCGTCGGTATCACCGAGGCCCACCGCAGCCGCTGGTACGCCCCCAAGGCGCTCTATGGCGAGCTGCTCGTGGAGGATCAGAAGATCCGCAAGTTCCTTGATGACCGACTCAACCGCAAGCCGCCGTTCGCAGCGGTCAGCGATGTGCATATCGAGCGCACACGCGAGGAGCTGAAGATCATCATCAAGACCGCGCGACCAGGCCTGGTGATCGGCCCCAAGGGTGCGGAAATCGATCGTCTCACGCAGGATCTTCAGGGGCTGACCGGACGAAATGTGTCGATCTCCTGCATCGAGATCGGCAATCCTGACGCCGATGCCCAGCTCATCGGTGAGGGCATCGCCGAGCAGCTCGCCAAGCGCGCCAGCTTTCGCCGCGTGATGAAGATGAAAGGCGAAGCCGCCATCGCCGCAGGTGCTAAGGGTGTGAAAATTCAGCTCGCCGGTCGTCTGGGTGGTCATGAGATGAGCCGCACCGAGGATCTGCGTCTGGGTTCAATTCCGCTCCAGACCTTGCAGGCCAACGTGACCTATGGCTTCGCGCAGTCCTACACGACGTACGGCGTCATCGGTGTGAAGGTGTGGATTTATAAGGGCATGTACAGCGAGGTGAAGGAAGCTGAGCTTGAGTCGAAAGCAGCCGGTGCCCGCCCCCGCGCACGAGGTCGTCACTAA
- the rplV gene encoding 50S ribosomal protein L22, which translates to MAFTNTHRGVRISPKKVMPLIPLIRGMRIDEAVTMLTFSKRRAAIYIKQALLAAKANADQAEADVRRLVVTEARVDSGPTMKRFQPKDRGRSHRILKRTSHITVSVDVK; encoded by the coding sequence ATGGCTTTTACTAATACTCATCGCGGCGTCCGGATCAGCCCCAAGAAGGTTATGCCGCTGATTCCCCTGATCCGCGGCATGCGTATCGACGAGGCGGTGACAATGCTGACCTTCTCGAAGCGCCGTGCAGCGATTTATATCAAGCAGGCACTGTTGGCTGCCAAAGCCAACGCCGATCAGGCCGAGGCCGATGTTCGCAGGCTTGTCGTAACCGAAGCCCGTGTTGACTCCGGACCGACCATGAAGCGATTTCAACCAAAGGACCGTGGCCGTTCGCACCGCATCCTGAAGCGCACCAGCCACATTACTGTTTCGGTGGATGTGAAATAA
- the rpsS gene encoding 30S ribosomal protein S19 produces MPRSLKKGPYVEERLYRKVEKLTQMNRKEPIKTWARNCTIVPEFVGHTFLVHNGKLFQNVFVTEDMVGHKLGEFSPTRVFRGHTTGTKAQRTVGAI; encoded by the coding sequence ATGCCACGTTCATTGAAAAAAGGCCCATATGTCGAGGAGCGGCTCTACCGCAAGGTCGAGAAGCTCACCCAGATGAACCGCAAGGAGCCGATCAAGACATGGGCACGCAACTGCACGATCGTGCCTGAGTTTGTCGGACACACCTTCCTGGTTCACAACGGCAAGCTGTTCCAGAACGTCTTCGTCACTGAGGACATGGTGGGGCACAAGCTCGGCGAGTTCAGCCCGACACGTGTGTTCCGTGGCCATACGACCGGAACGAAGGCACAGCGGACAGTCGGAGCGATCTGA
- the rplB gene encoding 50S ribosomal protein L2: MAIRIYKRTSAGRRNASVNLFSEVTKFEPEKRLLAPKPKSGGRNHHGFITQRHIGGGAKQRYRIIDFKRCKLDQPAKVVGIEYDPNRSCNIALVEYPDGERRYILAAIGMKDGDVFVSSDKAAEPKTGNAMPLQFIPAGLNVHNIELVPGKGGQMCRSAGMYARLTNKEGGWATLVFPSGEIRQVSTNCRATIGQIGNTDHQNVKLGKAGRKRHMGIRPTTRGMAMTHEKHPMGGGSGRSKGNRPPASPTGVLAKGGKTRNPRKASNKRIIRRRFSKRYGQLVL, encoded by the coding sequence ATGGCCATCCGAATTTATAAACGAACCAGTGCCGGACGCCGCAATGCGTCGGTCAACCTCTTTTCCGAGGTCACGAAGTTTGAGCCGGAGAAGCGGCTGCTCGCGCCCAAGCCTAAGTCGGGCGGACGCAATCACCACGGATTCATCACGCAGCGTCACATCGGTGGCGGTGCCAAACAGCGCTATCGCATCATCGACTTCAAGCGTTGCAAGCTCGACCAGCCCGCAAAAGTCGTCGGTATCGAGTATGACCCGAATCGTTCATGCAATATCGCACTCGTTGAGTATCCCGATGGCGAACGCCGTTACATCCTCGCGGCGATCGGCATGAAGGACGGCGACGTGTTCGTTTCGAGCGACAAGGCCGCTGAACCCAAGACGGGGAACGCGATGCCTCTCCAGTTCATTCCAGCCGGTCTTAACGTACACAACATTGAGCTGGTTCCGGGCAAGGGCGGCCAGATGTGCCGCTCAGCCGGTATGTACGCACGGTTGACAAACAAAGAAGGCGGCTGGGCGACCCTGGTTTTCCCCTCTGGTGAAATCCGTCAGGTCTCGACAAACTGCCGTGCAACGATTGGACAGATCGGCAACACCGATCATCAGAACGTGAAACTTGGAAAGGCCGGCCGCAAGCGACACATGGGCATTCGCCCGACGACGCGCGGTATGGCGATGACGCATGAAAAGCATCCGATGGGTGGCGGCTCAGGACGCAGCAAGGGCAACCGTCCGCCGGCTTCTCCGACGGGCGTTCTCGCCAAGGGCGGTAAAACCCGTAACCCCCGCAAAGCATCGAACAAACGCATCATTCGCCGTCGCTTCAGCAAGCGATACGGACAACTGGTGCTCTGA
- the rplW gene encoding 50S ribosomal protein L23: MATATDIVKHPLITEKSSWEGTARNRYSFVVDPRATKDQIKRAIAEIYNVRVQKISTQIRKGKSFRTRYGLSNTGDFKKAVVQLHPDDKIEVI, translated from the coding sequence ATGGCAACCGCGACCGACATCGTTAAACACCCGCTCATCACGGAAAAAAGTTCGTGGGAGGGGACCGCGCGTAATCGTTACAGCTTCGTCGTTGATCCTCGTGCGACGAAAGATCAGATTAAGCGTGCGATCGCTGAGATCTACAACGTTCGCGTGCAGAAGATCAGCACCCAGATCCGTAAGGGCAAGAGCTTCCGCACTCGCTACGGGCTGAGTAATACCGGGGACTTCAAAAAGGCGGTCGTGCAGTTGCACCCCGATGACAAGATTGAGGTGATCTAA
- the rplD gene encoding 50S ribosomal protein L4, translating into MIDIPVFDIKGKQVDSLKLDEALLGGEINLDLLKQAYVRYHANQRQGTSATKGRGQVEGSTRKLYKQKHTGNARRGSIRANIMKGGGRGHSKKPHSFRRDMPDKMRRLANRNALLAKARDGEIKLLDKLAFEKPSTKQFAGLLETLKIDRSCLLALSDTRTHQARSASNLNQVSVSRVDQINVFSLLSHRFLLAEKAALQSWIDQAKAGSGSNGHSDTKASEAGNGRAAKTTRKSPAPKKKEAR; encoded by the coding sequence ATGATTGATATTCCAGTATTCGACATCAAGGGAAAACAGGTTGACAGCCTGAAGCTCGATGAGGCACTACTCGGCGGCGAGATCAATCTCGACCTGCTCAAGCAGGCATACGTCCGCTATCACGCCAATCAGCGTCAGGGAACCTCGGCGACAAAAGGCCGTGGTCAGGTCGAAGGTTCAACCCGTAAACTCTACAAACAGAAGCACACGGGTAACGCCCGCCGTGGTTCGATTCGTGCGAACATCATGAAGGGCGGCGGTCGCGGTCACAGTAAAAAGCCGCATTCTTTCCGCCGTGACATGCCCGACAAGATGCGCCGCCTCGCCAATCGCAACGCTCTGCTCGCCAAGGCCAGGGACGGCGAGATCAAGCTCCTCGATAAGCTCGCCTTTGAAAAGCCCAGCACGAAACAGTTTGCCGGCCTGCTCGAAACCCTCAAGATCGACCGCTCCTGCCTGCTCGCGCTTTCCGACACCCGCACTCATCAGGCCCGTTCTGCGAGCAATCTGAATCAGGTCAGCGTTTCCCGTGTTGATCAGATCAATGTGTTCAGCCTGTTGAGCCATCGCTTCCTCCTCGCGGAGAAGGCTGCACTCCAGAGCTGGATCGATCAGGCAAAAGCTGGTTCGGGTTCCAACGGTCACTCTGACACCAAGGCATCCGAGGCTGGAAACGGTCGTGCGGCCAAGACGACTCGCAAGTCTCCCGCACCGAAGAAGAAGGAGGCCAGGTAA
- the rplC gene encoding 50S ribosomal protein L3 gives MATTLLGRKIGMTRLYNAAGQNVPVTVIQTGPCFVSQIKTEEKDGYTAVQLAFDEIKPRNSTIPMIGHDGKAGLAPRRFHREFRATAKELENYQLGQEVGAASFENIKFVDVTGQSKGKGFAGVMKRWNFGGQPASHGTERKHRSGGSIASHATNRGYSGRPKKGKRMAGHLGDEKTTVRSLEVVAIDKDRNLVMVKGPVPGANQGFVVIREAVRLYKGKAKVAKAS, from the coding sequence ATGGCTACCACGCTGCTGGGTCGAAAAATCGGCATGACCCGTCTGTATAACGCCGCTGGCCAGAACGTGCCTGTGACGGTGATCCAGACCGGTCCGTGCTTCGTCAGTCAGATCAAGACCGAGGAAAAAGACGGCTACACAGCCGTGCAACTCGCTTTTGATGAGATTAAACCGCGCAACTCGACGATCCCGATGATCGGGCACGACGGGAAGGCGGGGTTGGCTCCGCGTCGCTTCCACCGGGAGTTTCGTGCGACTGCGAAAGAATTGGAAAATTACCAGCTCGGGCAGGAAGTCGGAGCTGCGTCTTTTGAAAATATCAAGTTTGTGGACGTGACCGGACAGAGCAAAGGCAAGGGTTTCGCTGGTGTTATGAAGCGATGGAACTTCGGCGGACAGCCGGCCTCGCACGGCACCGAGCGAAAGCACCGGTCCGGCGGCTCGATCGCCAGTCATGCCACGAACCGTGGATACAGCGGTCGCCCCAAGAAGGGCAAACGCATGGCCGGTCACCTCGGCGACGAGAAGACGACCGTGCGCAGCCTGGAAGTGGTGGCCATTGATAAAGATCGAAACCTGGTGATGGTCAAGGGCCCGGTGCCCGGTGCTAACCAGGGTTTTGTAGTGATTCGGGAGGCCGTTCGCCTCTACAAGGGCAAGGCTAAGGTAGCCAAGGCGTCGTAG
- the rpsJ gene encoding 30S ribosomal protein S10 has product MTAGKIRIRMEAYDHQALDASAREIVDHAKRTNAKVAGPVPLPTRIERYTVLRSPHIDKKSREQFEIRTHKRIIDIKDPNARTVEALNRLVVPAGVFVKIKA; this is encoded by the coding sequence ATGACCGCAGGCAAGATTCGCATCAGAATGGAAGCGTACGACCACCAGGCTCTTGATGCCTCGGCTCGGGAGATTGTGGACCACGCCAAGCGGACCAATGCCAAGGTCGCCGGGCCGGTACCGCTGCCGACACGCATTGAGCGATATACGGTTCTTCGCAGCCCGCATATTGACAAGAAGTCGCGTGAACAGTTTGAGATTCGCACGCATAAGCGCATCATTGACATTAAAGATCCCAATGCCCGCACGGTCGAAGCACTCAACCGTCTGGTTGTTCCGGCTGGTGTGTTCGTGAAGATCAAGGCGTAA
- a CDS encoding bifunctional nuclease family protein, with protein MEVSRVLIRETSDIHVVELREVDGERILPILIGIHEAMAIERRIMGQAPPRPQTHELLAAVIESLGGTMEKVIISDLQESTFFARLYLRRGGEVIDIDSRPSDAIALGVATDVPIFVNEEVLAAVKRADERESQK; from the coding sequence ATGGAAGTTTCCCGTGTTCTGATCCGTGAAACCAGCGATATCCATGTCGTCGAGTTACGGGAGGTGGATGGCGAGCGGATTCTCCCAATCTTGATTGGTATTCACGAGGCGATGGCGATTGAACGCCGCATTATGGGGCAGGCTCCGCCCCGGCCGCAGACCCATGAGTTGCTGGCGGCAGTGATCGAATCACTCGGCGGGACGATGGAAAAAGTCATCATCAGCGATCTTCAGGAGAGTACATTTTTCGCACGGCTGTATCTTCGTCGCGGAGGTGAGGTGATTGACATAGACTCCCGCCCCAGCGATGCGATTGCGCTGGGTGTGGCCACCGATGTGCCTATTTTCGTGAACGAAGAAGTCCTGGCCGCGGTCAAGCGGGCGGACGAAAGGGAGTCACAGAAATAG
- a CDS encoding TIM barrel protein, protein MATNYRFSFGPWNIHEGADPFGPTVRPSVEFARKLSFYKKLGFDGVQFHDDDAVPNIEEKSAAELKKQAKEMKRAIAGEGLVAEIVAPRLWENSKGIDGGYTANDPAVRKWAIERSKRCVDVGRELGCNLMVLWLAREGTYIREAKRAIDAHRWLVEAIDAILAYDKKIRIAIEPKPNEPMDHAYIPTIGHALALAERTRDPRRVGGLIETAHAILAGLDPSDEMAFALAANKLWSVHLNDQNGLKYDQDKAFGAANLRVAFNQVRVLEAAGYAKTGFVGLDVKAMRTQRAEVATTHLSNSRRIFLALVEKARTFDTKAEKQMIAARDYEALEMAVIKHLMRI, encoded by the coding sequence ATGGCTACAAACTATCGCTTCTCGTTCGGTCCCTGGAACATCCATGAAGGCGCGGACCCGTTCGGTCCGACGGTGCGCCCGTCCGTCGAGTTCGCCCGGAAACTTTCGTTTTACAAAAAGCTCGGCTTCGACGGTGTTCAGTTTCACGATGACGACGCTGTGCCGAATATCGAGGAAAAGTCAGCGGCGGAGTTGAAGAAACAGGCAAAGGAAATGAAGCGAGCCATCGCGGGTGAAGGTCTGGTGGCGGAGATTGTCGCGCCGCGACTGTGGGAAAATTCCAAGGGGATCGATGGCGGCTACACCGCCAATGATCCCGCGGTGCGGAAGTGGGCGATCGAGCGGTCAAAGCGATGTGTGGATGTCGGCCGCGAACTCGGTTGCAATCTCATGGTTCTCTGGCTGGCGCGGGAGGGCACCTACATCCGCGAAGCCAAGCGGGCGATCGATGCCCATCGCTGGCTCGTGGAAGCCATTGATGCGATCCTCGCGTATGACAAGAAGATTCGCATCGCCATCGAACCCAAGCCCAACGAACCGATGGACCATGCTTACATTCCCACCATCGGTCACGCACTCGCTTTAGCGGAACGCACGCGCGATCCCCGGCGGGTCGGCGGGCTGATCGAAACTGCGCACGCGATTCTCGCAGGGCTGGATCCGTCCGATGAAATGGCCTTTGCACTGGCGGCAAACAAACTCTGGAGCGTTCACCTCAACGATCAAAACGGCCTGAAGTATGACCAGGACAAGGCATTTGGCGCAGCGAATCTGAGAGTGGCGTTTAACCAGGTGCGCGTGCTTGAAGCGGCAGGCTACGCCAAGACCGGCTTTGTCGGTCTTGATGTCAAGGCTATGCGGACACAGCGTGCAGAGGTCGCGACGACACATCTGTCCAACAGTCGTCGGATTTTCCTGGCATTGGTGGAAAAAGCCCGCACGTTTGATACCAAGGCGGAGAAGCAGATGATCGCCGCGAGGGACTATGAAGCATTGGAGATGGCGGTCATCAAACACCTGATGAGAATCTGA